GAGCAGTCATGAGCTTGTGATTGAACGCAAGGGAATCTTGACAGGCGAAAGTGTAGTTGAAGATGGGGAAAGTTTGGATTCTTAATGGTTGCTAGTGCTTTATATAAACTTGCTTTAGAGAAAAAGCTAGATTGCGAACTTCTCTTGTGTCAAGATTCTCGCGAGGCAATGTGTGCATTTGAAGTGCTTGAATTTATCTATGAGCAAACGCAATTAAAGCCTTTTTTGCTTCCTGAGTTTAGAGCAATGCATAGAGATGATTTGCGATCTTTTATGTCTGAATTTCATCGTTTATGTGGAGGACTGAGAGATTTTTATCAATATGAGGGCAAAAAAATTCTCATCTCCCCATTTGTAAGCACCCTCTTTTCTCTTCCTTCATCTAGGCATCTTGAGGGGATTGAACTTCAAAAAAACAAAGAGTATTCGTTCAAGTATCTAAAACAGACAATTTTAGATTATGGATATGAGCCAGTTGAGCTTGTTGAGCTTGAGGGGGAGGTGAGCTTTAGGGGAGATATTATTGATATTTTTATACCCAGTCAAGAAAAGCCTTTGAGGATTTCTTTTTTTGATTCTTTGATTGAAGACATCAGGCACTTTGATTTTGAGACGCAAATCTGTGTTGGAGATGAGTTGCAAAAGATTCTTCTTGTCCCTGCTTTATTTGCTTTGAGTCAAGAAGAGAGAGAGGCATTGGAAAATATGATTGCCAAACACTCAAGCAATGTATTGAGTGCAGATATCCAAAGTCTTGGATTTTGGTTTTTGTCTGAGAAAGTTTTGTTGCCTCAAGCTTATAAGACGCAAATAACTCAAGGGGCAGAGCAAGAAGCGCGTGAATTCTTTTTATTTGGAGAGAAGGCAGATTTCACGCAAGAGATATTTGAAACCCTAAAGATCCTGCCCGAATTTGAGGGATATAGCGATATTGCTTTTGATGTGAAAAATTTGGGGGCTATTCTTGAAGCGCATCCCAATAGAGCAATTACCCTCCTAGCTAGCCAGCAGAGTGTATTTGAGCATCTTGCTTATCAATATGATCTAAGTGGAGTGATTTGTCGGCAATCTCCGTGTGTTGTCAATCTGATCACGCCTCAAGAGTTGATTCTGTCTTTGAATAAGCCTTCAGTCTCTAAAAAAAAGAAAAAGCCTAAAATTCTCCTAGATGAGCTCAATGTGGGTGAGTATGTTGTGCATAGCGAATATGGTGTTGGAATCTTCAAAGGGATTGCCCAAACAGAGATTTTGGGAAGTGTGAGAGACTTTATCCGCATTGATTATCAAGGAGAAGATCGTTTGCTTCTGCCTGTTGAAAATTTGCATCTTATTGATCGCTATATTGCCAATTCTAGTGGAATCCCCCTCCTTGATCGTCTAGGTAAGGGGAGCTTTGCAAAGCTCAAAGAAAAAGTTAGAACAAAGCTTATGGAGCTTGCCTCAGGGATTATTGCTTTGGCAGCCAAAAGAGATTTGATTGAGGGGCATCAGATTCGGTGTGATTTGGAAGAAATTGTTTTGTTTCAGAAGCAATGCCCCTTTACTCTGACTGCCGATCAAGAAAAGAGTATTAAGGAGATTTTTTCAGACTTAAGCAGTGGCAAGGTGATGGATCGCTTGCTTTCTGGAGATGTGGGATTTGGGAAAACAGAAGTGGCGATGAATGCTCTTTTTGCAGTGTGTCAAAATGGGCTTCAGGGGGCGATGATTGCCCCTACGACTCTTTTGAGCTTGCAACACTTTAAAAGTATGCAAAAGAGATTTGAGAGTTTTGGAGTGCGTTTGGCTCGTCTTGATGGAAGCATCAAAAACAAAACAGAGGTTTTGCAAAATATTGCTCAAGGCAATGTGGATATTGTTGTGGGAACACATAGTATTTTGGGGGCAAATTTTAAGAATCTTGGGCTTGTTGTTGTGGATGAGGAGCATAAATTTGGTGTTAAACAAAAAGAAAAAATTAAAGAGCTCAGTCAGAATGTTCATCTTTTGTGTATGTCTGCTACGCCAATTCCAAGAACGCTCAATATGGCTTTATCGCAAATCAAGGGTATGAGCTCGCTCCTCACGCCCCCCAAAGAAAGAGAGGGTGTTAGAACTTTTGTCAAAGCCTATCAAGATGGACTTGTCAAAGAAGTGATTAGTCGCGAGTTAAGAAGAGGTGGCCAAGTCTTTTTTATCCATAATCATATTTCAAGCATTCAGACAAGAAAAGAGGATTTGTTGGAGCTTTTGCCCCACTTAAGGATTGCTGTTTTGCACTCACAGATTCCAAGTGTGCAAAGTGAGAAATTGATGCAGGAGTTTTCTGAGCAAAAATATGATCTTTTGCTTTGCACTTCGATTGTGGAATCAGGGATTCATTTAAGCAATGCCAATACGATGATTGTAGAGGGGGCAGATCGTTTTGGGATTGCTGATTTGCATCAACTAAGGGGTCGCGTGGGGCGAGGAGACAAGGAGGGGTTTTGCTATTTCTTAATTGAGGATAAAGAGAAGTTGACAGAAGAAGCACTCAAGCGCCTTAATGCATTGGAGAAAAACTCCTATCTTGGCAGTGGCGCTAGTTTGGCTTATCATGATTTGGAAATTAGGGGAGGGGGGAACTTGCTTGGAGAAGCGCAAAGTGGCCATATTAAAAATATTGGATACAGTCTTTATTTGCGTATGCTTGAAGATTGCATTCAATCTCTAA
This DNA window, taken from Helicobacter kayseriensis, encodes the following:
- the mfd gene encoding transcription-repair coupling factor — translated: MVASALYKLALEKKLDCELLLCQDSREAMCAFEVLEFIYEQTQLKPFLLPEFRAMHRDDLRSFMSEFHRLCGGLRDFYQYEGKKILISPFVSTLFSLPSSRHLEGIELQKNKEYSFKYLKQTILDYGYEPVELVELEGEVSFRGDIIDIFIPSQEKPLRISFFDSLIEDIRHFDFETQICVGDELQKILLVPALFALSQEEREALENMIAKHSSNVLSADIQSLGFWFLSEKVLLPQAYKTQITQGAEQEAREFFLFGEKADFTQEIFETLKILPEFEGYSDIAFDVKNLGAILEAHPNRAITLLASQQSVFEHLAYQYDLSGVICRQSPCVVNLITPQELILSLNKPSVSKKKKKPKILLDELNVGEYVVHSEYGVGIFKGIAQTEILGSVRDFIRIDYQGEDRLLLPVENLHLIDRYIANSSGIPLLDRLGKGSFAKLKEKVRTKLMELASGIIALAAKRDLIEGHQIRCDLEEIVLFQKQCPFTLTADQEKSIKEIFSDLSSGKVMDRLLSGDVGFGKTEVAMNALFAVCQNGLQGAMIAPTTLLSLQHFKSMQKRFESFGVRLARLDGSIKNKTEVLQNIAQGNVDIVVGTHSILGANFKNLGLVVVDEEHKFGVKQKEKIKELSQNVHLLCMSATPIPRTLNMALSQIKGMSSLLTPPKEREGVRTFVKAYQDGLVKEVISRELRRGGQVFFIHNHISSIQTRKEDLLELLPHLRIAVLHSQIPSVQSEKLMQEFSEQKYDLLLCTSIVESGIHLSNANTMIVEGADRFGIADLHQLRGRVGRGDKEGFCYFLIEDKEKLTEEALKRLNALEKNSYLGSGASLAYHDLEIRGGGNLLGEAQSGHIKNIGYSLYLRMLEDCIQSLSGQSKLTQESVDLKLNVSAYLNPELIPADRLRLELYRRLALCKDVESVFSIQAEIEDRFGKIDVFTKQFLDLILIKVLGGACKIKAISNYGQNISLTFQSGEKEMIKAPSKDDDDILSCILQDLRKRIRG